The following are from one region of the Paenibacillus sp. JZ16 genome:
- a CDS encoding lysophospholipid acyltransferase family protein, which translates to MIYVFCRAVVRGLFAILYRFESVGVHNIPSEGGVLICSNHISIRDPISVGIHVKRQVKFMAKAELFNIPVFGWLVRQLGAFPVKRGGVSKDSIKTALTILRTGEIMGIFPEGTRNSDSTAAKRGAASFALRSGATVIPAAIIGDYKLFRKVKIIYGAPVDLSRFEGDKSPEALDAATELIMAKIHEMRASGKPTVN; encoded by the coding sequence ATGATTTATGTTTTTTGCAGAGCGGTGGTCCGCGGTTTGTTCGCTATTCTCTACAGATTTGAATCTGTCGGCGTACATAACATTCCTTCAGAAGGCGGCGTGCTAATCTGTAGCAATCATATTAGCATTCGAGATCCGATATCTGTGGGCATTCACGTCAAGCGCCAGGTTAAGTTCATGGCCAAAGCGGAACTGTTCAACATTCCGGTGTTCGGATGGCTGGTTCGTCAGCTTGGAGCATTTCCGGTCAAGCGCGGGGGAGTAAGCAAAGATTCGATCAAAACCGCCCTCACGATTCTGCGTACGGGCGAGATCATGGGTATCTTTCCTGAGGGTACGCGCAATTCCGATTCAACTGCGGCCAAACGGGGTGCAGCTAGTTTCGCTCTCCGCAGCGGGGCGACGGTCATACCGGCTGCGATCATTGGAGATTACAAGCTTTTTCGCAAAGTGAAAATCATCTATGGTGCCCCTGTGGATCTATCACGGTTTGAAGGTGACAAGTCACCGGAAGCGCTGGATGCAGCAACCGAGTTGATCATGGCCAAGATTCACGAAATGCGCGCAAGCGGCAAGCCAACCGTGAACTGA
- the rpsA gene encoding 30S ribosomal protein S1, which yields MSEETRNEEAVENQEQLDQIVSLKKGDTVKGTIVKLEDNQAYVSIGYKYDGVIPVRELSSVQLDNASDAVQVGQEVECKVVSINDDKESLVLSKRAIDTENSWEELEKHFADQDVFEVTVADVVKGGLVADVGARGFIPASMVERHFVEDFSDYKGRTLRVKVKELDRENNKVILSQKDVLEEEFEANKQKVMSELQDGQVLEGTVQRLTQFGAFVDVGGVDGLVHVSEIAWSHVDKPADVLSEGDQVRVKVLKVDPEKGKISLSIKAAAPGPWETAGEQFNTGDIVTGVVKRLVTFGAFVELAPGVEGLVHISQISHKHIGTPQEVLKEGQEVQVKVLDINTSEQRISLSIKETEEAPAQAPRAEKPSKGPKIDLKDNPNVSLNNQGMSVTLGERFGDKLSKFK from the coding sequence ATGTCGGAAGAAACAAGAAATGAAGAGGCTGTAGAAAACCAAGAGCAGCTGGACCAAATCGTATCCTTGAAAAAAGGGGACACCGTGAAAGGGACGATCGTCAAACTGGAGGACAACCAAGCTTATGTAAGCATTGGATATAAATATGACGGCGTAATTCCTGTTCGCGAACTGTCTTCTGTGCAGCTTGATAACGCATCTGATGCGGTTCAGGTTGGCCAAGAGGTAGAGTGCAAAGTCGTTAGCATTAACGACGACAAGGAAAGCCTCGTTCTTTCCAAGCGCGCGATCGACACTGAGAATTCGTGGGAAGAGCTTGAGAAGCATTTTGCGGATCAGGACGTATTCGAAGTAACGGTGGCTGACGTTGTTAAAGGCGGACTCGTAGCCGATGTGGGTGCACGCGGATTTATTCCTGCATCCATGGTAGAGCGTCATTTCGTTGAAGATTTCAGCGACTACAAAGGCCGCACGCTTCGCGTGAAAGTGAAGGAACTGGACCGCGAGAACAACAAAGTGATCCTTTCCCAGAAGGATGTTCTTGAAGAAGAGTTCGAAGCCAACAAACAAAAAGTGATGTCCGAGCTTCAAGATGGCCAAGTGCTGGAAGGTACAGTACAACGCCTTACGCAATTCGGAGCATTTGTTGATGTTGGCGGGGTAGACGGTTTGGTTCACGTATCCGAGATCGCTTGGAGCCACGTCGACAAGCCTGCCGATGTACTGTCCGAAGGCGATCAAGTGCGTGTGAAGGTACTGAAAGTAGATCCTGAAAAAGGCAAAATCAGCCTCAGTATCAAAGCAGCCGCTCCAGGTCCTTGGGAAACAGCCGGCGAGCAATTCAACACGGGCGACATTGTAACAGGCGTTGTTAAACGTTTGGTTACTTTCGGTGCTTTCGTTGAACTGGCACCAGGTGTTGAAGGTTTGGTTCATATCTCCCAAATCTCCCACAAGCATATCGGTACACCGCAAGAAGTATTGAAAGAAGGCCAAGAAGTTCAGGTTAAAGTGCTTGATATCAACACTTCTGAGCAGCGTATCAGCCTGAGCATCAAAGAAACGGAAGAAGCGCCTGCTCAAGCTCCACGCGCTGAAAAACCGTCCAAAGGTCCTAAAATCGACCTGAAAGACAACCCGAACGTTTCTTTGAACAATCAAGGCATGAGCGTTACGCTTGGAGAGCGTTTCGGCGATAAGCTGAGCAAATTCAAGTAA
- the der gene encoding ribosome biogenesis GTPase Der, which translates to MARPVVAIVGRPNVGKSTIFNRLIGDRLAIVEDKPGITRDRIYGSAEWNGKAFSVIDTGGIEIDGDDMILKSIRMQAELAIEEADVIVFMCDAKTGVTQSDEEVAQILFRSGKPVILSVNKVDNLKRVDDIYEFYSLGFGDPVGISGSHGTGIGDLLDVVVENLPELEDDGYDEDVIRVALIGRPNVGKSSLVNAILGEERVIVSDVAGTTRDAIDTPFEKDGQRYVLIDTAGMRKRGKVYETTEKYSVMRAMRAIERADVVLVLINGEEGIIEQDKHIAGYAYEAGKASLFVVNKWDMVEKDDKTMQQFEKKIRDHFLFMTYAPVVFLSAKTKQRLQKLLPVVKHVADQHSLRVQTHLLNDVISDAIAINPPPTDKGRRLRINYSTQVAVKPPTMVVFVNDPELMHFSYERYLENKIRAAFDFEGTPIRIFTRRKSDES; encoded by the coding sequence ATGGCAAGACCCGTAGTGGCTATCGTTGGACGGCCTAACGTCGGTAAATCCACCATATTTAACCGATTGATTGGCGACAGATTAGCCATCGTTGAAGATAAACCGGGTATTACCCGTGACCGGATTTACGGTAGTGCCGAATGGAATGGTAAAGCGTTCAGCGTCATTGATACCGGCGGTATCGAAATCGACGGCGATGACATGATATTGAAATCCATCCGCATGCAGGCCGAGCTTGCAATTGAAGAAGCGGACGTCATCGTATTTATGTGCGATGCCAAGACAGGGGTTACCCAATCGGACGAGGAAGTTGCACAGATTCTGTTCCGTTCAGGTAAACCTGTCATACTAAGCGTAAACAAAGTGGATAATTTGAAGCGTGTTGATGATATCTATGAGTTCTATTCCCTCGGATTTGGCGATCCTGTCGGAATATCGGGCAGTCACGGCACAGGGATCGGCGACCTGCTGGACGTTGTGGTCGAGAATCTGCCGGAACTCGAAGACGATGGATATGACGAGGATGTTATTCGAGTTGCCCTGATTGGCAGACCGAATGTGGGCAAGTCCTCTCTGGTCAATGCCATTTTGGGAGAAGAGCGCGTCATTGTCAGTGACGTAGCCGGTACCACTCGCGATGCTATTGACACGCCGTTTGAGAAGGATGGGCAGCGGTATGTGCTCATCGATACGGCTGGTATGCGCAAACGCGGGAAAGTTTATGAGACCACGGAGAAATACAGTGTCATGCGCGCCATGCGTGCCATCGAGCGTGCGGATGTCGTTCTCGTCCTCATCAACGGGGAAGAAGGCATCATCGAGCAGGACAAGCATATTGCCGGTTATGCCTATGAGGCCGGTAAAGCCTCTTTGTTCGTTGTGAACAAATGGGATATGGTCGAGAAGGATGACAAAACGATGCAGCAGTTCGAGAAAAAGATCCGCGATCATTTCTTGTTCATGACCTATGCGCCGGTTGTTTTCCTGTCGGCCAAAACAAAGCAGCGTTTGCAGAAGCTGCTCCCTGTCGTTAAGCATGTGGCTGATCAGCATTCGCTGCGCGTGCAGACGCATCTCCTTAACGATGTCATATCCGATGCGATTGCCATCAATCCGCCTCCAACGGATAAGGGAAGAAGATTGCGTATTAACTATTCGACACAGGTTGCAGTCAAGCCGCCGACCATGGTCGTATTCGTCAACGATCCGGAATTGATGCACTTCTCATACGAGCGTTACCTTGAGAACAAGATTCGGGCCGCGTTTGACTTTGAAGGTACACCCATCAGGATATTTACTCGAAGAAAGTCTGATGAGAGTTAG
- the plsY gene encoding glycerol-3-phosphate 1-O-acyltransferase PlsY, producing the protein MILEIVAIVVSYLLGSVSFSVLLAKILKGIDIRQHGSGNAGATNTLRVLGKGPAILVLALDVIKGIAAVWIGRWLGGDNAWLPGLCGIAAIIGHNWPLYFRFRGGKGIATAIGVLATLCFIPAFIAGIIAILSIVFTRYVSLGSLIFVVLTPVFLLIADYSWPIFWTSLIICIFAFWRHRSNIVKLVQGRENKLGSGKGKDKGGKRVV; encoded by the coding sequence TTGATTTTGGAGATCGTAGCGATAGTAGTGAGTTATTTACTCGGATCAGTAAGCTTCAGCGTACTGCTTGCCAAAATCCTGAAAGGGATTGACATTCGTCAGCATGGCAGCGGCAACGCCGGGGCAACCAATACCCTTCGCGTCCTGGGAAAGGGACCTGCCATACTGGTATTGGCTTTGGATGTAATTAAGGGCATCGCTGCGGTTTGGATCGGACGATGGCTCGGGGGAGACAATGCGTGGCTGCCGGGATTGTGCGGTATTGCGGCCATTATCGGTCATAACTGGCCTCTATACTTCCGCTTTCGAGGCGGCAAAGGGATTGCAACAGCCATTGGGGTGCTTGCTACGCTTTGCTTTATACCAGCGTTTATAGCAGGCATTATCGCAATTCTATCCATTGTTTTTACCCGTTATGTATCTTTGGGTTCCCTTATATTTGTAGTGCTTACCCCTGTTTTTCTATTGATCGCGGATTATTCGTGGCCGATCTTTTGGACGAGCTTGATCATATGCATATTCGCCTTCTGGCGGCATCGCTCGAACATCGTGAAGCTTGTGCAGGGGCGTGAAAACAAGCTGGGGTCCGGAAAAGGAAAGGACAAAGGAGGGAAGCGCGTTGTCTGA
- a CDS encoding NAD(P)H-dependent glycerol-3-phosphate dehydrogenase — protein sequence MSDKVAVLVAGSWGTALASVLASNDLDVVVWTRTEEQTREINESHTNTRYLPGVELPPNIRATTDMKEAVSSAAAVVIVAPSSAMREVTGQLKQYWTEDMLVIHATKGFEIESLKRMSTVISEELGCEEGRVVVLSGPSHAEEVVRRCPTTVVVASLDAEAAVAAQDLFMNTYFRVYTNRDMIGVELAGALKNIIALGAGMSDGLGFGDNAKAALITRGLAEILRIGMEMGANPLTFAGLAGIGDLVVTATSQHSRNWRAGSMLGQGKKLDEVLGSMGMVVEGIRTTQAAHAISEKYGVQMPIADQLYHVLFKDRNPRIAVEALMGRDPKTEMEMMPLETWEQWHT from the coding sequence TTGTCTGACAAAGTCGCTGTTCTGGTGGCAGGCAGTTGGGGAACCGCTTTGGCAAGTGTTCTCGCTTCAAATGATCTGGATGTGGTCGTCTGGACAAGAACGGAGGAACAGACTCGTGAAATCAACGAGTCGCATACCAACACCCGTTATTTACCCGGAGTGGAGCTACCACCGAATATTCGCGCTACAACCGATATGAAAGAGGCAGTCTCTTCGGCTGCAGCCGTAGTTATTGTTGCGCCTTCGTCCGCGATGCGGGAGGTGACGGGCCAGCTGAAGCAGTACTGGACCGAAGATATGCTGGTGATTCACGCAACCAAAGGATTTGAGATCGAATCCTTGAAGCGGATGTCCACGGTCATATCCGAGGAGCTTGGCTGCGAGGAAGGCCGCGTAGTGGTATTATCAGGACCAAGCCATGCGGAGGAAGTGGTCAGACGCTGCCCGACAACGGTTGTTGTGGCGTCTTTGGATGCCGAGGCGGCAGTAGCCGCTCAGGATTTGTTCATGAACACGTATTTCAGAGTGTACACGAACCGGGATATGATCGGTGTAGAGCTGGCCGGGGCTTTGAAGAATATCATAGCTTTAGGGGCCGGGATGTCCGACGGACTCGGTTTTGGTGACAACGCCAAGGCAGCGCTTATTACGAGAGGTTTGGCAGAAATTTTGCGAATCGGCATGGAAATGGGCGCGAATCCGCTGACGTTTGCCGGGCTTGCGGGAATCGGTGACCTCGTGGTTACCGCCACCAGCCAGCACAGCCGAAACTGGCGAGCTGGTTCGATGCTTGGTCAGGGGAAGAAGTTAGATGAGGTTCTGGGCTCCATGGGTATGGTTGTGGAAGGAATACGCACGACCCAAGCCGCACATGCCATTTCCGAGAAATACGGCGTACAGATGCCGATTGCCGACCAACTGTACCATGTGTTGTTTAAAGACCGGAATCCCCGGATCGCCGTAGAAGCCTTGATGGGCCGGGATCCCAAAACAGAGATGGAAATGATGCCGCTTGAAACTTGGGAGCAATGGCACACCTAG
- a CDS encoding stage VI sporulation protein F, with protein MSKSFHKDVLNAINKKSGKKISSGAVNKLASTVKPSTMQNEAQLRQLIKQVSSMANIPVSEDTIQEIVGAVKKSGMNPSNMEALMKMMMNK; from the coding sequence ATGAGCAAAAGCTTTCACAAGGATGTACTCAATGCGATTAACAAGAAAAGCGGCAAGAAAATTTCTTCAGGGGCTGTCAATAAGCTGGCTAGCACGGTTAAGCCGTCTACAATGCAAAATGAAGCCCAGCTCCGCCAGCTGATCAAGCAGGTATCTTCGATGGCGAACATACCTGTTAGTGAGGACACGATCCAGGAGATTGTCGGCGCGGTGAAGAAGAGTGGCATGAATCCGAGCAATATGGAAGCCTTGATGAAAATGATGATGAACAAATAA